One Erinaceus europaeus chromosome 5, mEriEur2.1, whole genome shotgun sequence genomic window carries:
- the EDNRB gene encoding endothelin receptor type B, translated as MRKRIRTGICYLTLHVNYSPLSNAVQRCLLKLSLTALLISSMQLLAEDWPFGAEMCKLVPFIQKASVGITVLSLCALSIDRYRAVASWSRIKGIGVPKWTAVEIVLIWVVSVVLAVPEAVGFDMITLDYKGRSLRICLLHPTQKTAFMQFYKSAKDWWLFSFYFCLPLAITAIFYTLMTCEMLRKKSGMQIALNDHLKQRREVAKTVFCLVLVFALCWLPLHLSRILKLTLYDQNDSNRCELLSFLLVLDYIGINMASLNSCINPIALYLVSKRFKNCFKSCLCCWCQSFEEKQSLEEKQSCLKFKANDHGYDNFRSSNKYSSS; from the exons ATGAGGAAAAGAATAAGAACTGGAATTTGTTATCTGACTCTGCATGTTAATTATTCTCCACTAAGCAATGCAGTTCAGAGGTGTCTCCTGAAGCTCTCCCTAACAGCACTTCTCATCTCCTCCATGCAGCTACTAGCAGAGGACTGGCCCTTTGGAGCTGAGATGTGTAAGCTGGTGCCTTTCATACAGAAGGCCTCTGTGGGGATCACCGTGCTGAGTCTATGTGCTCTAAGTATTGACAG ATATCGAGCTGTTGCTTCTTGGAGTCGAATTAAAGGAATTGGGGTTCCAAAATGGACAGCAGTAGAAATTGTTTTAATTTGGGTGGTCTCGGTGGTTCTGGCAGTCCCTGAAGCTGTGGGTTTTGATATGATTACCCTTGACTATAAAGGAAGATCTCTGCGAATCTGCTTACTTCATCCTACTCAGAAAACAGCTTTCATGCAG tTTTACAAGTCGGCTAAAGATTGGTGGCTATTTAGTTTCTATTTCTGCTTGCCCCTGGCCATCACTGCAATTTTTTATACCTTGATGACCTGTGaaatgttgagaaagaagagtggCATGCAGATTGCTTTAAATGACCACTTAAAGCAg AGACGGGAAGTGGCCAAAACAGTATTTTGCCTCGTCCTTGTCTTTGCCCTCTGCTGGCTTCCCCTTCACCTCAGCAGGATTTTGAAGCTCACTCTTTATGATCAGAATGACTCCAACAGATGTGAACTTTTGAG ctttttGTTGGTTTTGGACTACATTGGCATCAACATGGCCTCCCTGAATTCCTGTATTAATCCAATAGCTTTGTATCTGGTGAGCAAAAGATTCAAAAATTGTTTTAAG TCATGTTTATGCTGCTGGTGCCAGTCATTTGAAGAAAAACAGTCTTTGGAGGAAAAGCAGTCGTGCCTAAAGTTCAAAGCTAACGATCACGGATATGACAACTTCCGTTCCAGTAATAAATACAGCTCATCTTAA